A DNA window from Deltaproteobacteria bacterium contains the following coding sequences:
- a CDS encoding response regulator, with translation MAKKILLADDSITIQKVIAITFAAEDYELVTVGDGDAAVTKAREIRPDLVMADVAMPGKNGYEVCKAIKSDPELASVPVMLLAGTFEPIDKEAAAEAGADDHIVKPFESQELLDKVKGLLARGAPAGAGGAAERAEGAGGAGASEAGSREFETLSLETAEGEGLGDTTVIETAELVGEEPEKAQESAGAVLWDAGDFVSPEKTGGGGEAGAGEAEVPGGEELEIPDEFVDLDVSDEDLTPIEEVTPSGAETPGAEDFAMVDFSLEEEAGPAEPERPAAPAPPAAPAPETPVETDFEDLAAGDLAAGDRPAAAAPEAATPEPEPEPPAAEAGAVGQPPARRPKEAAPQPAQARTAEPEPPAPQSQAAEALSLLSREEIGEIVSRTVRDVVEEVLWEVVPDKVDEAIKAEIARIKEAIARSR, from the coding sequence ATGGCCAAAAAGATACTCCTTGCCGACGACAGCATCACCATACAGAAGGTCATAGCCATTACCTTCGCCGCCGAGGACTACGAGCTCGTAACGGTCGGCGACGGCGATGCGGCCGTCACCAAGGCCAGAGAGATAAGGCCCGATCTCGTCATGGCCGACGTGGCCATGCCCGGCAAGAACGGTTACGAGGTCTGCAAGGCCATAAAGAGCGACCCCGAGCTCGCCTCGGTGCCGGTCATGCTCCTTGCGGGCACCTTCGAACCCATCGACAAGGAGGCGGCCGCCGAGGCCGGCGCCGACGACCACATCGTAAAGCCCTTCGAGAGCCAGGAACTGCTCGACAAGGTCAAGGGACTGCTCGCAAGGGGCGCGCCGGCCGGGGCCGGGGGCGCCGCCGAGAGGGCCGAGGGGGCCGGAGGAGCCGGGGCATCGGAGGCCGGAAGCCGGGAGTTCGAGACCCTGAGCCTCGAGACGGCCGAAGGAGAGGGACTCGGCGACACCACCGTCATAGAGACGGCCGAGCTGGTGGGCGAGGAGCCGGAAAAGGCGCAGGAGAGCGCGGGGGCGGTCCTCTGGGATGCCGGAGACTTCGTATCGCCCGAGAAGACGGGCGGCGGCGGAGAAGCGGGCGCCGGGGAGGCCGAAGTCCCCGGCGGCGAGGAGCTCGAGATACCCGACGAGTTCGTCGACCTCGACGTCTCGGACGAGGACCTCACCCCTATCGAGGAGGTGACGCCCTCGGGCGCCGAGACCCCCGGCGCCGAGGACTTCGCCATGGTCGACTTCTCGCTCGAAGAAGAGGCGGGGCCAGCCGAGCCGGAGAGGCCGGCCGCTCCGGCGCCCCCGGCCGCACCGGCCCCCGAGACGCCGGTGGAGACTGACTTCGAAGACCTTGCGGCCGGTGACCTTGCGGCCGGTGACCGGCCTGCGGCTGCGGCCCCCGAGGCCGCGACCCCGGAGCCGGAGCCGGAGCCGCCAGCCGCAGAGGCCGGGGCCGTCGGGCAGCCGCCCGCCCGGCGGCCTAAAGAAGCCGCGCCGCAGCCGGCTCAGGCCCGGACCGCCGAGCCCGAGCCACCCGCGCCGCAGTCGCAGGCCGCCGAGGCCCTCTCCCTCCTCTCCAGGGAGGAGATCGGAGAGATCGTAAGCCGCACGGTGCGCGACGTCGTCGAGGAGGTGCTCTGGGAGGTCGTGCCCGACAAGGTGGACGAGGCCATCAAGGCCGAGATCGCGAGGATAAAGGAGGCCATCGCGCGCTCCAGGTAG